The proteins below come from a single Triticum aestivum cultivar Chinese Spring chromosome 5D, IWGSC CS RefSeq v2.1, whole genome shotgun sequence genomic window:
- the LOC123126279 gene encoding protein BCCIP homolog, translating into MPAGRKRPAPSPFAGFSPFARSLLFSPASGFSRLPLTKPHQETADMPPPPAKRAKQAEPTSDVEEEEEEERRTSDADEELSGSDGDSDSDSSLECSSSDDGEDASQEMETVQADFAFFDPKPADFHGVRLLLKTYLDSKPWDLTGFVDLVLEQTTVGTVVKMADDEDEDGEANGGDKSDDDEDLFGLITVLNLGRYGENCCIKDLKEYLLAVCGDKDTKKKLKSLLEEKASTVGLLVCRRFVNFPYEMVPKMYDSLFDEVSWATEDEPTQELQDSFRFKQYLLLVRILERKTPPKQKAKNNKDEDEPVIYPKLEDEIFHELSSWSFTFPIRAEQSAQQELKNYKEMGLVMCVKADVIPKFRKKLEALVSE; encoded by the exons ATGCCCGCCGGCCGGAAGCGCCCAGCTCCATCCCCGTTCGCCGGCTTCTCCCCCTTCGCCCgctccctcctcttctcccccgCCTCCGGCTTCTCCAGGCTGCCGCTCACCAAACCCCATCAAG AGACCGCCGACATGCCGCCGCCACCGGCCAAGCGCGCGAAGCAGGCCGAGCCCACCAGCgacgtggaggaggaggaggaggaggagcgccgcaCCAGCGACGCCGACGAGGAGCTCTCGGGCAGCGACGGCGACAGCGACAGCGACAGCTCTCTGGAGTGCTCGAGCAGCGACGACGGAGAAGACGCGTCGCAGGAG ATGGAGACGGTGCAGGCGGACTTCGCCTTCTTCGACCCCAAGCCCGCCGACTTCCACGGCGTCAGGCTGCTGCTCAAGACCTATCTCGACTCCAAGCCCTGGGACCTCACCGGCTTCGTCGACCTCGTCCTCGAGCAGACCACCGTCGGCACCGTTGTCAAGATGGCCGACGACGAGGATGAGGATGGGGAAGCAAATGGGGGCGACAAGAGCGACGACGATGAGGACCTCTTCGGTCTCATTACCGTGCTCAATTTGGGAAGATACGGG GAGAACTGTTGCATCAAGGATCTGAAGGAATATCTGCTTGCTGTTTGTGGCGACAAGGACACCAAGAAGAAGCTCAAGTCGCTGCTGGAAGAGAAAGCGTCCACTGTCGGCCTGCTGGTGTGCCGGCGCTTTGTGAATTTCCCTTATGAAATGGTGCCTAAGATGTACGATTCGCTGTTTGACGAGGTTTCCTGGGCGACAGAAGATGAG CCAACACAAGAACTCCAGGACTCCTTCCGATTCAAGCAGTACCTGTTGCTTGTCAGAATCTTGGAG AGAAAAACTCCTCCGAAGCAGAAGGCAAAGAACAACAAAGATGAGGATGAACCTGTTATCTACCCGAAATTGGAGGACGAAATTTTCCATGAG cTTAGTTCGTGGTCTTTTACTTTTCCAATTCGCGCTGAACAGTCAGCTCAGCAAGAG CTGAAGAACTACAAGGAGATGGGCCTGGTGATGTGCGTCAAAGCTGACGTGATCCCGAAGTTCCGCAAGAAGCTGGAGGCTTTGGTGTCAGAATAG